The Coffea arabica cultivar ET-39 chromosome 3c, Coffea Arabica ET-39 HiFi, whole genome shotgun sequence genome contains a region encoding:
- the LOC113735166 gene encoding translation initiation factor IF-2, chloroplastic: MCTQCVNKTQYDVEVIDADPVKVEEMAKKKEIFDEDDVDKLEDRPLVLTIMGHVDHGKTTLLDYIRKNKHLKQVELLKARGHMIGSRTEIG, translated from the exons ATGTGCACACAGTGTGTAAACAAAACACAGTATGATGTTGAAGTTATTGATGCTGACCCTGTGAAAGTGGAGGAAatggcaaaaaaaaaggaaatttttgatGAAGATGATGTCGACAAGTTGGAAGACAGGCCTCTTGTTCTAACCATCATGGGACACGTGGACCATGGGAAA ACCACACTTTTGGATTACATCAGGAAAAACAAG CATCTGAAGCAGGTGGAATTACTCAAGGCACGGGGGCAtatgatag ggagtagaacggaAATAGGATAA